Genomic segment of Candidatus Obscuribacterales bacterium:
CCGCGCCAATCAGGGTGTGGACTTCATCAATCACGAGGATGACGTTACCCGCTTGGCGGATTTCGTCCATGATTTTCTTCAGCCGTTCTTCAAATTCCCCGCGATACTTGGTACCAGCAACTAAGAGTCCGATATCAAGGGTCACTACACGCTTATCTTCCAGAATGTCTGGAATGTCATTGTTGGAAATGCGCTGGGCTAGACCCTCGGCGATCGCTGTTTTACCAACCCCAGGCTCACCGATGAGCACAGGATTGTTTTTGGTACGACGTCCAAGGATTTGAATGACCCGCTCAATTTCTTTCTGCCGACCCACGACCGGGTCGAGCTTACCTTCGCCCGCCATCTGAGTCAGGTTGGAGCCAAACTCATCTAGGGTTGGAGTTTTGGTGCGACCTTGACCCCCTCCGGCGGAGACCTCAGCCGTTTCGCCCAGCATCCGAATCACCTGAGTGCGAACCTTGGATAGGTCAACGCCCAGATTTTCTAGGACTCTAGCGGCGACACCTTCGCCTTCGCGAATCAAGCCCAGAAGCAGATGCTCTGTGCCGATGTAGTTGTGGCCTAACTGACGAGCTTCTTCGAGAGATAACTCCAGCACTCGCTTGGCTCGAGGGGTAAATGGAATCTCAACAGCGACGAAGCCGGAGCCTCGACCGATGATTTTCTCGACCTCAATCCGAGCGTCTTTGAGGTTGACCCCCATTGACTTGAGGACTTTGGCGGCGACGCCAGTTCCTTCTCCAATTAAGCCGAGGAGAATTTGCTCTGTCCCCACGAAGTTGTGACCCAGGCGACGAGCTTCTTCCTGAGCCAACATGATCACTTTAATAGCTTTTTCTGTGAAGCGTTCAAACATGGCGTTTTTCCATCACCTGCTGCGTGCCGGTACGCTGATTTTAGCACAGCAAATCCATCCGCCTGTTACTGAACAACGACGGAGGAGGGGTAGGGATTTCCGAAGACCGAGTCGGCATTTTGCATGTTTCGAGTCCCTGAGATGGGAAAAAATGCCGAAGGGGTATATTTTCTGCCCCAAGGGAAATCTATTAGCAGAAATCCAAGGGCGCGTCAAGGATCAGAAGCAGGGTTTGGCGGCGGTGATTCAGGAGCTGCACTCTAAATGCCTTGCTAGACAAGAGATAGACCGGGGATCATAGGGCTTGGGATTGGGAGTGAAATCTTGCGTTTTATGAAGATTTTCGGTGAATAATGAAGAGCATCCCTCATGGTGTTCTGTTCTCGTGCCATAAAAAGGGGGCGATCGCATCTAGAGAACTTGTCAACTGCCAGTTATGCTGCTGTAGGCGTTGATGGACGTGCTGCCAGTGGTGCTGGAGGCGATCGCCAAAGTCATCGGTTTGTAAGCCCTTGCACCATAAAATCAGCGCATCTTCTCCGGTATCGGCATAGTAGCGTCGCCGCCGCCCCACATCTTGGAAGTCGTAGCGGGCATAGAGGGATCGCGCTGCTTGGTTGGAATCGCGAACTTCTAGGGTGGCCCACTGCAGGCCGCGATGGCGTGCTAGGGAGAGCAGCGTCAGCAAGGCTAGCTGCCCTAGCCCCTGCCGTTGATAGTGGGGATGAATACCCAGTAGAGTAATGTGGGCTTCGTCGAGGATGGCCCAGCAGCAGGCAATACCAATCAAGGTGGGATTAGATGGGGCATCATCCGTAGCATCAGAGGGCGATCGCTGCAGCATGAGTAAATCGCTATTGGGACTGGTGACCTCTCGTTGATAGCCCTCCTGCGTCCATATCCCGCCAAAACAAAGTTGATCCAGGCGGACAACGGCTGCGAGGTGCTGGGTCGTCAGGGGATGAAGTTCTAAGCAGGGCATGAAGGTTAGGCGGACAGGAGGATGGGATCAGGGATCAGATGACGGTAGAAGGACGGGATCTTGGATTATGAAGATCTCAGATCATCTCAGATACTTGGACTCAGATAACAATGCTTGCCGATCGCTGCCTGAGGAGGCGACGAAGGGGATAGACGGACTAGAGAACCTGGAGAATTGATCGGCAGGATGCCAGCTTGTAATTGTACACTAGGTAATTAGACGGATTCATCTGCCAGGCTACCTGTCTATGGATCTGTTCCCTAGAGCCGCACGTTGCAAGGATAGTTCTTTTCATGGTCTCGACCCCTGCCGCTAGTCTTCAAAATAGTTGCCAATTTTTGCCCGAATGGACGGTTGAAGATCCATCGCCCAATCAATTTTTGATGCCGCTGACGGCGGCGGTCAACAGCCAAGATCACCTCACCATCGGCGGCTGTGACGTTGTGGAACTGATTCAGCAATTTGGTTCGCCGCTCTATATTTTGGATGAACAGACCCTGCGCACGGCTTGTCGCCAATACCGGGACGGGTTTCGGCACTACTATCCTGGCGAGTCGCTGGTGATCTATGCCTCTAAAGCCTGGAACTGTTTAGCGGTTTGTGCGATCGCTGCCAGTGAAGGTCTAGGGATCGACATCGTTTCCGGCGGAGAACTCTACACGGCCCTCCAATCCGGCGTCCCCAGCGATCGCCTCTATTTCCACGGCAACAATAAGAGCCGCGATGAACTTCAGCAGGCCGTGGTCGCCCAGTGTACCATCGTGGTGGATAACTGGTTTGAGCTAGAAACCCTGGTGGCGATCGCCGCTGACACCGAAGCTCCCGTGCGGATCATGCTGCGCCTAACGCCGGGCATCGAGTGCCACACCCACGACTACATTCGCACCGGGCATATCGACAGCAAGTTTGGCTTTGATCCCGATCAGTTGGATGAAGTATTTGCTTTTGTGGCCCAGCAGCCTGGTCTAGACTGTGCCGGGCTCCATGCCCATATCGGTTCTCAGATCTTTGAACTCAACCCTCACCAAGACTTAACCGATGTGATGGCTGGCTGGCTGGACAAGGCGGCCCAAGCCGGTCTACCGGTGCGGGAATTGGACATTGGCGGGGGGCTCGGCATTCGCTACACCGAGTCTGACGATCCGCCGAGTATCCATGACTGGATCCGGGTGATCTGTGAAGGTGTGGTGCGGGCCTGTGAAACCCGGCAACTGCCCCTGCCCAGGCTGATTGCAGAACCAGGGCGATCGCTGATTGGTTCAGCCTGCGTCACCGCCTACACCGTCGGTAGCCAGAAAGTGGTTCCCAATCTCCGCACCTATGTGACCGTGGATGGCGGCATGTCCGATAATCCTCGCCCGATCACCTATCAATCCCTCTACCGAGCGGTCGCCGCCAGCCAGATGTCGGCCCCTCTCACCGAAACCGTAGCGATCGCTGGCAAGCATTGCGAATCCGGTGACATCATTATCCAAGAAACGACGCTGCCGAAAACCCAACCGGGCGATACCCTCGTCATCCTAGGCACAGGGGCCTACAATTACAGCATGGCATCCAACTACAATCGGGTTCCCCGGCCATCGGCGGTGCTCGTACAGGATGGCGAGGCAAGCATCATCCTGCAACGCGAAACTTACCTAGATTTGATCCGTCAGGATCGACTACCCAATCGACTTGCGACTGTTAGCGAATGAGCTTCAACGTCGTCAGTTAGTTTCCCTAGCCCCACCTTCGATCATCGTCGGTTGTGAGGCGTGGCGCAACCTAACCCGTTGAGCAGATCGGAAACGTGTTTTGTAGAGGGCAAATGAATCGTCCCCTGCTATCCTTGTAACCTGAGTCCTTAGGGCACAGGTTATCCGTTATTAGACGTGGATGCAGGATACGCTCGCCAACACCTGCCAAACCACGCCTGATACCGGTGCAAGGTCACACTCCAGATCAATTCAGATGGGATCTCTGCTGACGCAATGGCTACCAAAACTAAGCTGGACCTCGTCTTTGCTGGTGACCATCATTGACATTAGTTTAGTTCTGGTACTCACCTATATTGTTCTGATTTTCATCAAAGAACGTCGCACCCTGTGGATGGTTCGAGGTCTGGTTGTACTAATGCTGTCGGCAGCATTGAGCCAGTCTCTTGGGCTGCGTCTACTCCACTTTGTGTTAGAAAAGTTGGTGATCGGATCGGCTGTGGCGATGGCATTTATCATGCAGGCTGAGTTTCGCCGCTTCCTAGAACAATTGGGACGGGGAGAGCTAGACCAGTTATTTCGCTCATCAGATGAGGCTGTTCCTAAACCAGACAGTGTTATTGATGAAATTGTTGATGCGGTCAAAGAGTTATCGCAAAACCGCACAGGGGCACTCTTAATCTTAGAAACTAGCCGCCCAATTGATGAACGAGATTTTTCCGTGCCTGGCGTTCGTCTGAATGCTGAAGTATCGAAAGAACTGCTGCAAACTATTTTTCAAACCACAACCCCTCTTCATGATGGAGCAGTCCTCATTCGGGGATCACGGGTGACAGCGGCAGGGATCATCCTGCCAATTTCTGAACGGACGGCTTCGCGCCAACTGGGTACCCGTCATCGGGCAGCCATGGGTATTACCGAACGTGTGGAAAATTGTCTCTGTGTCGTTGTATCAGAAGAAACAGGGTCGATTTCGCTGGCGGAACGCGGTACGCTCAATCGTCCACTTACAAGCAGCAAATTGCGAGAGCTCTTGCGCACTCAGTTTACTCAGTCAGTGGAGCGGGAGTCGGTTGCGCCGCAGTTGCGAAGTCTTGGACGCCAGTTGCTTCATCAGGGTATGGTGCTGGTGTCTCGCTTGCTTCGGTTGTCATCATCAGCTTCTCGGGAGAAAAAATGACGGCAGAGTCTACTGCATTATCAGAGTTACCTGCAGATCTCAACCCCGATCGTCTGCCTCAGCATATTGCGGTCATTATGGACGGGAATGGTCGCTGGGCTAAACATCGAGGTCTGCCCCGGATTATGGGTCACCGCCGAGGGGTCGATACGCTCAAGGATATGCTGCGGTGCTGTAAGGACTGGGGTGTCAAGGCACTCACCGCCTATGCCTTTTCTACAGAAAACTGGGGGCGGCCCTTAGAGGAAGTCGAGTTTTTAATGAATTTGTTTGAGCGCGTGCTGCGGCGAGAGTTGCGGGAGATGCTGGAGGAGGATGTGCAAATCCACTTTGTCGGCAATCTAGGAGCGCTGCCCCAGTCGCTGCAAGAAGAAATTCAGCGATCGATGGAGGAAACCAAGAATAATCAAGCTATTCAATTTACCGTGGCCACCAACTATGGTGGACGCCAGGAAATTGTCCAGGCTTGTCGGGCGATCGCCACTCAGGTTCAAGCAGGCACCTTAAATCCTGACGACATTGACGAAACGGTTTTCGAGAGCCATCTCTATACGGTGAAGACGGGCAACCCAGACCTGCTGATCCGCACCAGCGGTGAAATGCGTCTGAGCAATTTCCTGCTTTGGCAAATGGCCTACACCGAGATTTATGTCACCGATACGCTCTGGCCCGACTTTGATCGGGCCGAGCTGCATCGGGCGCTCTGTGCCTATCAAGCCCGCGAGCGGCGCTTCGGTTGCGTGTAGGGTGAAAAGTTGCGGAGCCGTAGGGCATTGGTGACTACCAACACCGAGCTAAAGGCCATGGCGGCTCCGGCAATAATCGGGTTGAGTAACCAACCGGTGAGGGGATAGAGCACCCCAGCGGCGATGGGAATCCCAGCAACGTTGTAGATAAACGCAAAGAATAGATTCTGGCGAATATTGCGCAGGGTGGCGCGGCTGAGGCGAATGGCGGTGACAATGCCGTCGAGGTTGCCTGACATCAGGGTAATATCGCTGGCGGCGATCGCCACGTCGGTACCGGTGCCAATGGCAATGCCCACATCAGCCTGGGCGAGGGCTGGCGCATCGTTAATACCATCGCCCACCATGGCTACAATCCGTTTGCCAGTTTGTAGTTCGGCCACTTTGTCCGCTTTTTGATCGGGACGCACTTGGGCAAAGACTTGGGTGATGCCGGCCTGATGGGCGATCGCCTCTGCGGTTTTCTGGTTGTCGCCCGTGAGCATGACCACCTCGATACCCATGCGTTGCAGCGATCGCACGACCTCTGCCGAGGACGGCTTGAGGGCATCGGCAATACTGACCAGTCCCTGCACGGCACCATCGACGGCGATCCAAACCACCGTTTGCCCAAGAGCTTCCCAATCCTGAGCATGGTCATGAAAAGCGGTATCTTGGCAGGTGCGCCCTTGGGTATCCATGCCCAGATCCTGGAGCCAGCGCTGGGTGCCAATGTGAACTAGAGGGCGATCGCTGCCGTTTTCCACCCGTCCCTGCACGCCACAGCCAGCGATCGCATCAAACTGTTCCACCTTCGGCAAGTCACCGTCCTCTGCGATCGCCTCCTGTCGTTGGGCATACTGGACAATAGCCTCCGCTAGGGGATGTTCCGACCGCTGTTCCAGGCTCGCCATCCATTGCAACAGCGTTAACTCATACTGATCCGCCGAACCACGGGCCGTGACAAACTGGGTTACCGTGGGCTGCCCCTCGGTCAGCGTTCCGGTTTTGTCCAAAATAATCGTGCGAATTCCGTGGGCTAGCTGCAGGCTATCGGCTCCCTTAATTAAAATGCCATGCTCTGCCCCCTTACCTGTGCCCACCATAATGGACGTGGGCGTTGCCAAACCGAGGGCACAGGGGCAGGCAATGATCAACACACTCACCGTGGTCACCACCGCCATCGCCAAGTTGCCCGTCACCCCTATCCACACGGCAAAGGTGAGCAGAGCGATCGCCAAGACCGCCGGCACAAACCAAGCCGTGACCTGATCAGCTACCTGCTGAATGGGAGCCTTCACCGCCTGGGCCTGTTGCACAAGCTGGACAATTTGAGCCAGCACCGTATCCCGTCCCACCCGCGTGGCCCGAAACTGGAAACTGCCGGTTTTATTCAACGTTGCGCCAATCACCTCATCCCCAGCCCGCTTCTGCACCGGCACGCTTTCACCGGTGACCATGGATTCATCCAGGGTGGACTCTCCTTGGGTGATCACGCCATCCACCGGAATCTTTTCCCCCGGACGCACCAAAACCTGTTCATCCACCTGCACCGTGGCGATCGCCACATCCACCCACTGTCCCTGCCGCTGCACCCGAGCTGTTTTGGGCTGGAGACCCACCAGTTGGCGAATCGCCTCTGAGGTTTTGCCCCGGGCCCGATGTTCAAAAAAGTTACCCAGCAGAATCATGGTGATGATCACTGCGGCTACTTCAAAGTAGACATCGCGGGCAATGCCCTGCCCCTGAAACCAGCCGGGAAACAGCATGGGAAATAGGGAGTAGAAATAGGCAGCACTTGTCCCCAAGACCACCAAGGTGTCCATATTGGAGCGTCCATGCTTCAACGACGTCCAGGCACCGCGATAAAACGATCGCCCACACCAAAACTGCACCGGCGTCGCCAGCACCCACTGTACCCAGGCATGATGCAGCCACATGGGAAATCCTGGAATATGGATCCCTAGCATGACGGGCAGAGAACCGAAGACCAAAATGGCGCTGGCAATACCACCCACCCACAGCTTGCGTTTCAAATCACGAGTCTCGCGCTGATCGGCAGCATCTGCTTCATCAAGGGCGATCGCTTCCCCGAGGTCTGCCGGAATCGATGCCCCATAGCCAATCTCCTCTACAGCCTGCTGAATGGTTTCCGTCTGCACTTGAGCTAGATCGAGATGAACCGTAGCCTGTTCCATGCCGAAGTTCACCTGACAATCTTGCACACCGGGCACCGCCTTGATGGTGCGTTCAATGGCAGAAGCGCAGGACGCGCAGCTTATGCCGCGCAAATTGAGGGTTACAGTATCCATACAACCATCCCTGGGAGCAATAGGTCAGGCTCTTGTCAAGCCCTGTCTTTTGTATCCTATAGTCTCTACTTCACTGGAGAGTCAACCCCCGGGATTGTGCTTAATCGTCCAACTAGGTGGGATTGGCGATCGCCGATCTTCAACTCCGTCTTTCCAGCCCAACGGCATCAGCGATCGCCTCTTTGATTAGGTCACATCTGGACGTTACATCTGGGCAACCCACCGCGATCGCTACCCATGGCGAACCTGGTGCCACTGCCAAGCATGGGCAATGATATCGCGCAGGTCAGGATAGCGAGGCTGCCAGTTCAGCATCTGCCGGGCTTTCTCACTGCTGCCGACTAAGATGGGTGGATCACCGGGACGGCGATCGCGTTCTAGGACGGTGAACTCATGTCCGGTGACTTGCTTGGCTTGTTCGATCACCTTGCGCACCGAAAAGCCATTGCCATTCCCCAGGTTAAACACATCGCTGGCACCCCCTCGCAGCAAATAGTCCACACCGCGCACGTGGGCATCGGCTAAGTCACAGACATGGATATAGTCCCGAATACAGGTGCCATCTGGGGTGGGGTAATCTGTGCCAAAGATGGCGATCGCTGGTCGCTTGCCCATGGCCGTCAGCAAGACTAGGGGAATCAAATGGGTTTCGGGATCATGGTCTTCGCCTAAGCGCCCGTTGGGATGGGCACCCGAGGCATTAAAGTAGCGAAAACAGACCGACTTCAGACCATGGGCTACGTCAAAATCTGCCAGCATCCGTTCCACCATGCCCTTGCTCGCCGCATAGGGGCTCATGGGCTGGTGGGGCTGATCTTCACGAATCGGAAAGGTTTCCGGCACGCCGTAGAGCGCACAGGTTGAGGAAAATACCAGGGTTTTCACAGAGGCCGCCACCATCGCCTCCAACAATGTCAGGGTGCCTAGGACGTTATTGCGGTAATACTTACCCGGATCTTGCACCGATTCTCCGACAGCTAGATAGGCAGCAAAATGCATCACCGCTGCAATAGAACGACTGGCGAAGAGATCATCCAGCAGGGCGCGATCGCTCGTATCGCCCACCACAAGCTCTACCTTCAGCACTGACTCCACCAGGTCGCGGTGCCCATAGACCAAATTATCTAAAACAATTACCTCGTAACCGGCCTGCCGGAGCGCCAACACTGCATGGGAGCCAATATAGCCAGCTCCGCCAGTGACTAAAATGGTGGGCGTCTCAGAAGCCATGCTAAGTGTTCTCCCTAGAAATGATGGTGATGGTGTTGGGGTAGAGCACATCCAAATAGCCCCACCGCCAGTTAAATCTTAATAAAGCATTAATAAAGAACTCGCAAACCTTTGCGGGATAGAACCTCACAATAGGGGAGTCTCGTTAAGCTAGAGGCACGCTGAACTGCCGCCATCTTAGCCTACGTGCCTTAAAAGGAAAGGGCATCGTTACTCAAATCCCTGCTTTCCTTGCATTCATTCACCCTTAATCATCACCAGTGCTTGCCCTCCGGTCGTCTGGCTGAAAGGCGGGATAATCTAGAACTATTCTGGTCGAGCGCGAAAGAGATCTAGATATCTAGAAAGGCATCAGAGGCGATCGCCCTCGTTGATGAATCAAGGTGACTGGATGAATTGCCGGTTGTCTAAACTGTTGTGCAATCCACAGGCCCATTTGCATATGGAAGATGTTCTTAGAGAGGCGCTCCGTGCGCTCAGTAGTCACAGTCGCTGGATTCTTTGGAATCTGTTTTTGGCGTTCATTCCCCTCGCTCTTAGCTTTTGGCTATTTCGCTGGCGACAGGCACGC
This window contains:
- a CDS encoding ATP-dependent Clp protease ATP-binding subunit; translated protein: MFERFTEKAIKVIMLAQEEARRLGHNFVGTEQILLGLIGEGTGVAAKVLKSMGVNLKDARIEVEKIIGRGSGFVAVEIPFTPRAKRVLELSLEEARQLGHNYIGTEHLLLGLIREGEGVAARVLENLGVDLSKVRTQVIRMLGETAEVSAGGGQGRTKTPTLDEFGSNLTQMAGEGKLDPVVGRQKEIERVIQILGRRTKNNPVLIGEPGVGKTAIAEGLAQRISNNDIPDILEDKRVVTLDIGLLVAGTKYRGEFEERLKKIMDEIRQAGNVILVIDEVHTLIGAGAAEGAIDAANILKPALARGELQCIGATTLDEYRKHIERDAALERRFQPVMVGEPSVDETIEILHGLRDRYEQHHKLRISDEALEAAAKLSDRYISDRFLPDKAIDLVDEAGSRVRLINSQLPPAAKELDKELRQVLREKDDAVRSQDFDRAG
- the rimI gene encoding ribosomal protein S18-alanine N-acetyltransferase yields the protein MPCLELHPLTTQHLAAVVRLDQLCFGGIWTQEGYQREVTSPNSDLLMLQRSPSDATDDAPSNPTLIGIACCWAILDEAHITLLGIHPHYQRQGLGQLALLTLLSLARHRGLQWATLEVRDSNQAARSLYARYDFQDVGRRRRYYADTGEDALILWCKGLQTDDFGDRLQHHWQHVHQRLQQHNWQLTSSLDAIAPFLWHENRTP
- the lysA gene encoding diaminopimelate decarboxylase — its product is MVSTPAASLQNSCQFLPEWTVEDPSPNQFLMPLTAAVNSQDHLTIGGCDVVELIQQFGSPLYILDEQTLRTACRQYRDGFRHYYPGESLVIYASKAWNCLAVCAIAASEGLGIDIVSGGELYTALQSGVPSDRLYFHGNNKSRDELQQAVVAQCTIVVDNWFELETLVAIAADTEAPVRIMLRLTPGIECHTHDYIRTGHIDSKFGFDPDQLDEVFAFVAQQPGLDCAGLHAHIGSQIFELNPHQDLTDVMAGWLDKAAQAGLPVRELDIGGGLGIRYTESDDPPSIHDWIRVICEGVVRACETRQLPLPRLIAEPGRSLIGSACVTAYTVGSQKVVPNLRTYVTVDGGMSDNPRPITYQSLYRAVAASQMSAPLTETVAIAGKHCESGDIIIQETTLPKTQPGDTLVILGTGAYNYSMASNYNRVPRPSAVLVQDGEASIILQRETYLDLIRQDRLPNRLATVSE
- the cdaA gene encoding diadenylate cyclase CdaA gives rise to the protein MTIIDISLVLVLTYIVLIFIKERRTLWMVRGLVVLMLSAALSQSLGLRLLHFVLEKLVIGSAVAMAFIMQAEFRRFLEQLGRGELDQLFRSSDEAVPKPDSVIDEIVDAVKELSQNRTGALLILETSRPIDERDFSVPGVRLNAEVSKELLQTIFQTTTPLHDGAVLIRGSRVTAAGIILPISERTASRQLGTRHRAAMGITERVENCLCVVVSEETGSISLAERGTLNRPLTSSKLRELLRTQFTQSVERESVAPQLRSLGRQLLHQGMVLVSRLLRLSSSASREKK
- a CDS encoding isoprenyl transferase, with amino-acid sequence MTAESTALSELPADLNPDRLPQHIAVIMDGNGRWAKHRGLPRIMGHRRGVDTLKDMLRCCKDWGVKALTAYAFSTENWGRPLEEVEFLMNLFERVLRRELREMLEEDVQIHFVGNLGALPQSLQEEIQRSMEETKNNQAIQFTVATNYGGRQEIVQACRAIATQVQAGTLNPDDIDETVFESHLYTVKTGNPDLLIRTSGEMRLSNFLLWQMAYTEIYVTDTLWPDFDRAELHRALCAYQARERRFGCV
- a CDS encoding heavy metal translocating P-type ATPase — encoded protein: MDTVTLNLRGISCASCASAIERTIKAVPGVQDCQVNFGMEQATVHLDLAQVQTETIQQAVEEIGYGASIPADLGEAIALDEADAADQRETRDLKRKLWVGGIASAILVFGSLPVMLGIHIPGFPMWLHHAWVQWVLATPVQFWCGRSFYRGAWTSLKHGRSNMDTLVVLGTSAAYFYSLFPMLFPGWFQGQGIARDVYFEVAAVIITMILLGNFFEHRARGKTSEAIRQLVGLQPKTARVQRQGQWVDVAIATVQVDEQVLVRPGEKIPVDGVITQGESTLDESMVTGESVPVQKRAGDEVIGATLNKTGSFQFRATRVGRDTVLAQIVQLVQQAQAVKAPIQQVADQVTAWFVPAVLAIALLTFAVWIGVTGNLAMAVVTTVSVLIIACPCALGLATPTSIMVGTGKGAEHGILIKGADSLQLAHGIRTIILDKTGTLTEGQPTVTQFVTARGSADQYELTLLQWMASLEQRSEHPLAEAIVQYAQRQEAIAEDGDLPKVEQFDAIAGCGVQGRVENGSDRPLVHIGTQRWLQDLGMDTQGRTCQDTAFHDHAQDWEALGQTVVWIAVDGAVQGLVSIADALKPSSAEVVRSLQRMGIEVVMLTGDNQKTAEAIAHQAGITQVFAQVRPDQKADKVAELQTGKRIVAMVGDGINDAPALAQADVGIAIGTGTDVAIAASDITLMSGNLDGIVTAIRLSRATLRNIRQNLFFAFIYNVAGIPIAAGVLYPLTGWLLNPIIAGAAMAFSSVLVVTNALRLRNFSPYTQPKRRSRA
- the galE gene encoding UDP-glucose 4-epimerase GalE gives rise to the protein MASETPTILVTGGAGYIGSHAVLALRQAGYEVIVLDNLVYGHRDLVESVLKVELVVGDTSDRALLDDLFASRSIAAVMHFAAYLAVGESVQDPGKYYRNNVLGTLTLLEAMVAASVKTLVFSSTCALYGVPETFPIREDQPHQPMSPYAASKGMVERMLADFDVAHGLKSVCFRYFNASGAHPNGRLGEDHDPETHLIPLVLLTAMGKRPAIAIFGTDYPTPDGTCIRDYIHVCDLADAHVRGVDYLLRGGASDVFNLGNGNGFSVRKVIEQAKQVTGHEFTVLERDRRPGDPPILVGSSEKARQMLNWQPRYPDLRDIIAHAWQWHQVRHG